AATGTTGGTGAATGCAAATGCTTCTGAAGCTGAGAAAAATGTGTTGGCATGTGAGAACAGCGACTTTCAGGAAATGGCAGTTAAAGAGGAGTAGCCTACAACGAATTAAACCTACCGTTCATCAAATTCATATTTCGACCCAATCACTATCCCTTCAAAGTAAGTTACTACATATAGTCCAGTTTGTAACATTCTCTATGAATTgggcttttaaatgatgtatgatTTACATGTAGTGAGCTTTGAAATGATGGATTTATGTCCATTTGAATGTGgtcaaaatgcatttttttgcCCCTTATTTGTACTACTATTAAGAGGACAATATACCCCAAAATCTCAATAGATAAATTCATGAACAAATTTCATTTCAGCCTGTGGTGCCTCACCTTAAATGTTATTTTTCATTTGCGGGCCGTGCAAGTAGAATATAGCCTACCGTTAATacacaaatacattttaacttgACTATCTTATTTACATTGATTGTTTGGAGGGGGAAAAAATGTTTGCGGATTCTCAAAAATGGTGTTATTGTTAGCAAGTTTTAACATTCACTCTGCAATTGTAGGGATCTAAAAGTCAGTTTTATCTTTTGGTGAATTCAGTTTTCCAGTTTTTTTTTCAGGGTTTCACTCTCAATCACCCTTTTAATTGAATTAAATTGCGTGCCTAGCAAGAGACTGTGTTTGGCTAGCCCTGTACTGTACAATGTGCTGTGTAAACTACATGTGATGGCAGAGTTTTGCAAGACAAATACCCTCGCGATTGATGCAAATCATCATGATATTCTGCCAGGTAAGCCTACTTTGCACTCAACAGTTTAATTGGTTTAAAGGTTTTTTGGGAAAGCCTGATGACTTCTCCAGAAGTATTATTTTTTTAGTTACAGTAGCTTGTCTTTCTCACTTGACTCTTAAACTAGAAATCTTTAACACCAATATTACATGGTAACAGCCAGTATGGGAACATCTACGGCAATGCTCTGGGAAGACACAGAAACTCATACTGTCAAGTCTAAGGGTCGCAAAAATTAGTGTTTTGGTTGCAGTTAAACTTTTTGAAATGTTTTCTGCATACAACATTTGGGACCCACTTGGCTTGTATTGATGTTTATATACAGAAATAATGAATAGGCTAATACAGTATATCATGCatacatactgaacaaaaagaaacacaacatgttaagtgttggtcccgtgcctcatgagctgaaataaaaacgcACAAAAAGTTTATTTAGCTCAAATTTTGTTGGCATATTTGTTTATATCCCCGTTAGTGATcttttctcatttgccaagataatccatccacctgacaggtgtggcatatcaagaagctgattaaacagtatgatcattacacaggtgcatcttgtgctggggacaataaaaggccagttttaaaatgtgcagttttgtcacacaacacaatgccacagatgtctcaagttttgagggagcgtgcaattggcatgctgactgcaggaatgtccaacagagctgttgccagggaaTTTATAGTTAAATTCTcgaccataagccgcctccaacatcattttagagaatttggcagtatgtccaaccggcctcgcaTCTGCAGACCAGTTCAGGACCTCCACATGCAGCTtcatcacctgcgggatcgtctgagaccagccactcagacagctgatgaaaccgaggagtatttctgtctgtaataaagccctttgtgGGGGAAAACATTTCTgattggatgggcctggctctGCAGTGGGTGgtcctggctgccaagtgggtgggcataTGCCCTCCAAGGACcaccatggctgcacccctgtccAGTCATGTGCAATCCATAGATCaaagcctaatttatttattttaatttgctcatttccttatatgaactgtaactcagtaaaacctttgaaattgttgcattttgcgtttttatatttttgttcagtatacattgtATTAAGTGTGAATGTTTAAGCCATCGGTCTCCAACAGGTAGATTAATTCTGTCTTCCTTTGCAAATTGTCATAAACAACCTTCCCGGCAACAATCCAATCAAAGCCACATTGACATTCCTCCTTTTTCATCCCCTCTTCCATTGTTCAAAAGCTCTTTGTATCTAGAGGGCACATTGTACAATAGAACtagcacagctctctctctgtgtgtgtggttttctCTGCCATGTAAAACCACGACCACGTAATGAACCTCCTAGGGGTAACGGCCTGCTAACGCTTAACTCAGTCTCCTCGTTGTCCTTTTCCTCCTGCTCTTCCCCCACtttctcctccaactcctctctctcctcccttaccCATCAGTCTTACTCTTCTCCACCACAAGATGACAAAGACCACCCATTCTCTCCCtgcttcctgtctctgtctcttactcACTCTCTACATTTCTATGCATcacagtttccctctctccccttcacacttccactctgtctctctgtcatctgCTTCATACATTTTTATGTCTCTCTTTTCCATCTTTACGGTATACAATTATAtcattcactgtctctctctttcccttgccCTCCTGTCTTTCAATCTGTGGTACACATTTGTGGTGTTTGACTGAAGTTACTGATGCACAGGTCCTGATTGCTGCCATGTGAAATGCTCTCCCttcgacacaaacacacagggattTGTTCATGTTTATCACTCCCACACATCGGGCCCCAGTGGAGCACACAGGATGACTTTGCCATGAGGAACCTTTTTGTTTTTGTCTGGCTGAGTCTTAATGAAGGCTGGTTCTCACTGTTGTTACTGCCCCGGAGGTCAGATGGCACATTTACACAGGTTGGCCTCTAACCTGAAAGGTCTGAGCTGCACCACAGAGACTCACAGCACTCACAGCTCTTGTGGGCAGGGTTGTAAaccctcagagagagagtgggagggaagaCACACATTCCCacttcaataaaaaaaaaactacaCTCAAAATCAAAACGTATGCAAATGAAATGTTATCACATATACTGCCCCGAGCTTGTGATAAGATGCCATTTGCATAGGTTTCCGCTCTTTGAGTAGTTTTTGATATGGATGTGTTTCTTCTTTCCCTCTGTGTTATATCCTTTCCCTTGGATTTCATATTCCAGGGTGTGCATgtaccttttcctctctctgtcctcccttggGCCACAACCCAGCCTGACCTCCTTTCCTGACTCCGTTTAGCCCAGTGGTTTATCTTGGCTTCCCAGTGTGGGACGTCTGGAGGTCAGGACAACCACAGGGACTCCCCTGAGACCGCTCCTCTTCAGCTCGGAGCCCCCCACCCATCTCTAGAGATTTGTTCAAACAATAGAGGCAATACAGGGTTGCTAGAACTGTATCATTGAGGTGTCAGGCAAGTTAATTTaatcttggtgtgtgtgtgttgtcctaccTAATTTGTACCTTTTTTATTTCTCAGGGTCCCGTTCTATCCTAGAAGACACATGGACTAAAAGAAATAGGGGCACCAGGCGAGGTAAGTCTTGGAAAAGACAataagataaacacacacaccaatacaaaaACCTTTTGAAAAGACGGGATGTATCCTTTTAACCAAAATCAAAACCCTCAGGTCCACTTTAGGTTAAGactgtcacctttgacctctcACCCCTGCAGGCCCTCTGGCTGTCCTCTCAGCTGAGACCTGACTGCTGATTGGAGCCGGCCTGGTGTtcgtataggtgtgtgtgtgaggagatgaAGTCCAGTATGCGTCAGTGGCGGAGGCTGGTGTTTGTGGGCATGTTGGCATGGGCCCTCCTCTTCCTGGTTCTGCTATCCTACTTCCTAGATGCCCGCGTGGACAACGAGGCCCTGTCCTCTGCTGGCTCCTCGCTCTCCCAGCATCCCGACACGCGGCGCTTGTCCTCCATCCAAGCCGCCTCCCACCAGCAGCACCACTCCGTCATGGGCTCCCGACCCGAACCCGCCTACACCACCTTTACCACCATCTACccagaccctaactctaaccattACCCAGACTCCGAAGCAGAGCCTAGCCCCACTTCCACCACCTCAGAGCCTGGCCTGGAGCTGAGCCAGAGCTCAGACAGCGGTCCCTACGGGACCAGCCAGGAGGGCGTGGGGGGCAGCCGACAGCAGCAGGACTACCTGGACCCCCAGACCCTGGCTGCATGGTCCTCCTTTGGCACGGAGAACGTGGGTTCCCACTCCGACCAGGCGGTGACCCGCAGCCGTGAGAGAACCGCCTGGACCCCCTCCGATACTGAGTGGGGGCCCAACCGAACCAAGCGCAGATCCTCACGTGAggatgaagagggggaggaggagggagttcAGACGAATAACAGCCACAGGAGGAGGACCACAGTGTGGGGGcgtagggggaagagagatgggtgGGGAAAAGAGGAGGATTTAGAGGAGTACTACTTCTCCAAGTCGGCCTCGGTGGTGCAGCGACTTTGGCGGGGAAGTGTTTCCTCTGGAATGCTGTCCCCGCGGCTGCAGCGCGCTATGCGTGACTACCTGAGTGCCAACAAACACCACGTGACCTATAAAGGACGCAGACGGGCCGCCCAGAGCTCCAGGGAACTGCTGTGTGAGCTGAAGGATCAGGCCAGGCTGAGAACACTGGACGGGTCCGAGCAGCCCTTCTCCTCGCTGGGCTGGGCCCATCTGGTGCCACGCCTGGCCCTGGAGCAGCTCTACAGACAGGGGGGCCAGAGGGGCTTCAGGAGCTGTGCTGTGGTGACCTCTGCTGGGGCTATTCTGCACTCAGGCCTGGGGAAGGAGATCGGTGAGTGAAGgctagaggggtagagaggggagtggacaggggatggtagaggaggggagagggaaggaagaaaaGGAGAtggagggcagggggagggagggaggtatgcaGATTAAATGGGATGAAGGGATTGAAGGAGAACTGGGATACGATGGCTGAAACTTGATGCTTTTATTGGTACagtaaattgaaaaaaaaacaccTTTGTTTTCTGTTTTACCTAATGCCCTGATAAATAGAACCCTGGTCTTGCCTATATGTAACTGTGTGTCTGTCAGAGTGTGAAATACAGCATTGATCCTGAGCAGATTTCTCCGTGACAACCCAGTCTGTTTATGTGAGGGGAGAATGTCTCTTTACGAAGCGACATCCACAGCATTGATTGGGAAGTAAATTTGTCGTGTAACGCTATCGACTTCCCAATTCGCCCCACAGCCTAGTGTTAGCTTACTGTAGCACAGTGACGTGACATTTGGTCTTGGGCTCTAAACTGTCTCACACACCAAGTAGGAGACATCTATCACCCAGTAGTAACAATTTCTATGATTGGCTGAAAGGGAATTGGCATGTCATATTTCCCGAAGGGTCTAGAGCAGTTAATTTGGAGATCttctatatactgtatctctagAATACTTTGGTTGACTGCATTGCagcttgtctttgtgtgtgtgtgtcttctgttCTCTGCGTTGGCGGCTCTATGTGGGCATGGGGAGAGTGTGAACTCGGGGACAGATGGCTCACTTGTTTAATTGTATAGATTAGCAGGAAATCAAACCATATTGATCTCACTTAGATACTCCTCATCTGTCCAATGCTGAGGTGTTTCTGGAAATACCTTCCTGTCTTCCCATCCTTTCCTTCACGTCAAAGTGTGTGTACAAGCATATGAATGTATGTTTGACATTAGAATCAATAAGATGAGAGGTTTGTGAATCTGTCGTTGGACATCTGTACCAGGCTAATGTTTCGCTGCCACCGTGTGGTGAATTGGCTGAATAACATCCTCAACGGCCTTCTACGGTTTAGTCGTCTCATcgcctcactgctctctcccgcCATATCTCTCCACATCCACCCCCCCTATCCATACACTCTCCTTCTGAATTCCAAATAgacccccacccctcagctataCCTTAGCTTAGGCCTTTGTGTAGATCAGAAAGGTGTCTCCAAGATGGTATCTGATAGGTGTATCCAAATGGTGAAAATTACACCTTTTCCTAACCAGAGCACAAGATGGCGTTATTACCACATGGGCATTTCCACGGTAACCGCATGATGCTGAGATTTCGATTTTCACTtgaaaatgtatgccaaacaaaaaccattgattgcaaagttaaacaaatgGTACAACTCTATTTAAAAGTTTCTACTGACATTTTAACagaaacacatttacttgaacaGAGTAGATGTAAAGTTGGGTTACAGAATGACAGTAAAACTCTGTTTAAATATCTACTCCGaaattaagattcaaagatgtctgctGGAAGAAAAAGTATATTTTGGTCATTGAGTGAGTGAAGTGGATTAACACCCAGTAACAGAATGCTGGTATCAGAATgacatcatgggtccctgattCTCTTCATGGTGGTAGGTCCTGAATAAGTACACACTAATATCCCCCTTTGCATGTTTGGGTGtttattctacacactggctattattctaatgagctcgCTTGGGGCAAGACCACATTTGGTTGGTCCGGACCTGACCAAATCTGTGCCAATCATAGActtatgtttcacaagtttggacatcacagtaaagcacagtagagtacagcacagtataaTACAATCAATTCTACTGTACTAAACTCgactactgtattgtactgacctCTACTCTAATTTTCTTTACTGTACAGtgctctactgtattgtactgtacaaaCTTGTGACACCGACGTCTATGACTTTATCTGGAAAAGGATGAGGTATGTAACAATTTGTTTGTATTTTTATTGCTTCATATTTTATCAAATCAGTTTTTTTCcttattctgtttatttttcctTCAAATTCAGTTTTCTCCGCTTTGGGTGTAGATGCCCTTTAATTCAAGTAGCAAAATACTTAAGTTTGTGATGCAGAGTTTTCTGAACAAATcaccactggattgatgcaaataatcatgatatctttctgccaggtaggcataggctactttgtagttaacatttaattgagaaggtttttgggaaagcgtttccatctaccagaagatgGTTATTAGCATAATCGCTAACAACTAGACAAagtggtagacacacacacacacacacacacacacacacacacagaggccggGTATTCCCGTGTCTCCTTATAAAGTTAAAGGAAAATACGAATCACTGATGCATTTTGTGTGACTTTATAATAATATTGAGCAAAATGAATACATTTTCTAATAAATTCAATAGATTTTAGTAGATgttcaatacatttttgaatattgttgaattcCGTTTTAATGTCTGCATTCCGTCCACATTCCCCGCATCATggattttatagggccctaaTATTTGGACTGCCGAAACTACTTTTCCACATCCATGGACTTCCGGTGTTGGtcggtgctcagtgggtgaggaGGTTGGTGACAGTAAATGTAAACATTGTTAGTTTTTGTGGTAATTCTGTCAATGATTTGGCAAAATATAAATATTGAAATTAGTTGATATTTTTAAGACTTTGTCAGCTAAACATTTTCTAAaaccccttttccatctgtttgacctGAAATCAAAGCATTTGGTTATTTCTTAAGGtggaaaatggttgaaaatatatatatataaatatgccTTAAGTTCTCAAAAATATAGGCTCAGCTTTCTTTTTCTTAAATTtaatttttattcattttttaaaattcattttttaaaactcTAGATACAAACTTATACATACAAATAAcaacttacagacacacacaaacaatgactACATCTCATCTGACCAGACCCGTATGTTcatacccccatccctagtgcctgcattatTGTTTGCCACTTGGCCTTAAACTGAACCAATTAGTTTTTCTCGGTCACCCGTGCCATGTAAATAATCAAATATAAATGTTTCCATTGCGAAAATGGATTTGTAAGTTTAGTATAATTTTTTTTCTTGATGAGGGATAAGAAGAGAATTGCACAGcccattgggtatctcactacacccccatatgccatgtcttgaaatgtGCAGAAAGACGgattaaaagtacatttacattgtaataGTTCTGATAGCCAACTTTCTAGCTCCGCACATaagcatggattattgagtcagTATTAGTTTTTAAATCACGACTctgctgtagaatttgtgaattttgtctTTTGTGtaatacattctatacattaGTTTAGACTGGATTAAGTTTATTCTGAAAAGCTATCCTAGGATTGTTCCCTAAGGTTGTGTTTTTAGTCAGTGATATTGGTTCTTGtataatacagtgccttgcaaaagtattcaccccccttggcatttttcctattttgttgcattataacctgtaatttaaattgatttttgtttggatttcatgtaatggacatacacaaaatagtccaaattggtgaagtgaaatgaaaaaatgacttgtttcaaaAGAATATAAAACGTAAAAGTGGTGCGTGCCCCTTTTTGCTATGAAGACCCTAAATAAGATcgggtgcaaccaattaccttcagaagtcacataattagttaaatagattgcacacaggtggactttaagtgtcacatgatctgtgtgtatatatactcctgttctgaaaggccccagagtctgcaacaccactaaacaaGGGGCGCCACCAAACAAGCGGCATTATGaacaccaaggagctctccaaacaggtcagggacaaagttgtggagaagttcacatcagggttgggttataaaaaaatatggcaccacaactaacctgccaagagagggctgcccaccaaaactcacggaccaggcaaggagggcattaatcagagaggcaacaacgagactaaagataaccctgatggagctgcaaagctcccCACGGAGATtgaagtatctgtccataggaccactttttAAGCCTTACATTCCACAAAGcttggctttacggaagagtgtccagaaaaaaataagcaaacatgtttagtgtacgccaaaaggcatgtgggagactcctcaaacatatggaagaaggtactctggtcagatgagactaaaattgagctttttggccatcaaggaaaaccctATGTCGGGCAAACCCAACAcatctcatcaccccgagaagacCATCCCCACAGt
Above is a genomic segment from Oncorhynchus nerka isolate Pitt River linkage group LG1, Oner_Uvic_2.0, whole genome shotgun sequence containing:
- the LOC115117282 gene encoding beta-galactoside alpha-2,6-sialyltransferase 2-like; translated protein: MKSSMRQWRRLVFVGMLAWALLFLVLLSYFLDARVDNEALSSAGSSLSQHPDTRRLSSIQAASHQQHHSVMGSRPEPAYTTFTTIYPDPNSNHYPDSEAEPSPTSTTSEPGLELSQSSDSGPYGTSQEGVGGSRQQQDYLDPQTLAAWSSFGTENVGSHSDQAVTRSRERTAWTPSDTEWGPNRTKRRSSREDEEGEEEGVQTNNSHRRRTTVWGRRGKRDGWGKEEDLEEYYFSKSASVVQRLWRGSVSSGMLSPRLQRAMRDYLSANKHHVTYKGRRRAAQSSRELLCELKDQARLRTLDGSEQPFSSLGWAHLVPRLALEQLYRQGGQRGFRSCAVVTSAGAILHSGLGKEIDSHDAVLRFNAAPTEGYVRDVGNKTTIRIINSQILANPKNYFNTSSLYKKVTLVAWDPAPYAVNLHKWYASPDYNLFSPYVEHRRLHPTQPFYVLHPKYVWQLWDVIQGNTQETIQPNPPSSGFIGILLMMALCEEVHVYEYIPSLRQTDLCHYHEGYYDAACTLGAYHPLLYEKSLVQRINTGPERDLKRKGRVTLPGFSTVNCDL